The genomic DNA TTGTATGACTTTCAATGTCAAGAATGCACATTTAAACGAGACAGAAGTAAAACAAAAGGCTGAATTGAGGCTTTGTCCTAGAGTTTAACTATCCCAAAATGATGATGCTATTATCAAAGAACCATAACATCTAACATCTGTTGTTGACAGTAAAAAATGCAATTTCTAAAGGTATATTTCCATCACTGCCAAATGCCTAGAACTCGCTGATGTTCAAATTCTTTTAGATTGTCAAGAAGTTGTTAATGATATAAATCCTAGAAACAATTTTTCCTATTGACAAACCAAACCATTCGTCATGATATATGACAATCTCTTCAACAAAATCAGGAATACCGAATTGGATGGATTTCTAGAACAAAAAATCTCACTGCATATTGGATTGCAAAAAAACACAAAGAATAAAATTTGCTAGAAGAGTGGACCGAACAAGATCTTCAGACAATCCAAAGAACTGAGGAAAGAATATGGATATACCAAGAAAGATGTACGGTCTAATGAGGCTACTATGAAATATTTACTCATGGGTGGGACAAGCTCTTCTATTCTGACcgttatctttttttttctactaTATTCTCTGCTTCAAAATGAAGACTAAGACCAGAGTTTCGtggaaaataaaaatcttttttGGAAGCTATAACTTACGCCCCTCTTTCTTAAGGCGTTTAAAAAGTGACTCTACCGCTTAGTGTTGGCTGTCCGCGGAATGTGTTGGATTTTGTGCTGACTCTATTTCCTCAGTAAGTCTCGGACGGGAGCCCTGTACGTGCCCGACTCTTTGATTGTGAAATCGTCATTGATTTGCCTTCTGACTAAATTAGAGTCACCCTGTATGATCATGCGGGAAGTCCAGACTTCGTATGTGAACAAAACGAACAAACAGATCTAAGTTTGAACACATTGACTGAAAGCAGAATGACAAATGAAGTGAGAGGCGGCTCACCAGAAAGAAGTCATCAATGAACTTTTAAATATGACTTAATTTAAgtcaatttattttctcatatgTTATTCCACATTACCGATTAAGTTGTATTTGTAAACGATATGAAATATATAcgacattgaaaaaaaaaaaaagaagctaTATTACAAGAAAATCTAACCATTTTAGAGTATTTTTCTTAAGACTATTCTTATGTTTACTTCCCATAttgcatggatatggatatgacaattttttaaaatataacacacGATACATTTAGGatacacaaattattaaaaaatatataaatattatatatatatatatatatatatataatatttatacaaatttgtttattaatataaatagagataaaaattcatattcatCGTTCATAATAAGTTTGGATGGCGGCAAGTGTCAATGAATGGGATTTGTGGAGAAGATTAAATAGTAAGGCAAGAGTAACCATGAAACGAGGAAACAAGTAGGAAAAAGATGTAAGAGTAGGTCAAAAAGACGCCtccaaaaatgtgtcaaagcTTTATCCAAACTGTTATCGGATTGATCAAACTGTTCTGCTGTATTCGATATCCGTTTTGGCGTATCGAACCCCTATCCTTATCGGATACTCCAAAAAATTTTCCCCAAGTATCCGTGCTACATAGTTTACTTCCTCTTTGCCTTGATTCCTATTGAAAGAAACAAAACTATCCTAAGCTTGAGGATTGGAATTTCTTTAATTGTTAGGCAACACAATGTATATTCTAGATTTACTAAGCATTTATATAATTGGttgcataataaaaaaaatgcactTTGTCACAAACTATTGATATCTTGTACCTATGCATCCATAGGTATCTGCAAATGATAAAAGAACTGAAATTCAACTTCTAAGAATTCTTCATATCTGGCTGAATTGCCAATCAATATATTTGTCCAAGATAAGGaattatatatgtgagagtttATTCAACAAAAGAGATTTATATTCCTATATTCTTTATGCTAAAGAAGTATGGTACATTTGTATCCGTCTACATTGTATGACTCTCAATATCATGAATGTACAATTGAAGTTGAGACTGAAACAACCAAAAATTTTGAACTGAGGCTTTTTGTTAGTTGTGTTAGAACTTTGTCTTGTCCTTGCAACTCGTGATCAATTCAAGTTGTTGGTGATATAAAAAAAGTCTTCTTCTGTGCAGATAATTGTAAGACCACCCATTGGATGATCAAACCCAAACTCTTCTTCTGCCTTGCTAAGCAAACTCTGAAAAGAAGGACATTTCAAGTATGAGATGGGGACTATGTGGCGTTTTTTTTCTGTTTCTCCTACATATACGGCAAGATGACCTTTTGGTACATCCATAGATACTGGAGTAGATAGAGCACGGCGAATTGCGTGCTTGGCTAGAACAATTGCTGGCAAGCGAAAACCCATGATTTCAATCAAGTAGTACTTGTGGTATTTGGGATTGAAAGAATAGATTGTTTAAAAGAAAGAGATGAAGTGATGATGGTTGGATGGGAgagatgtatatatatatacatagcCTATAGGTAATGACTGCTATAGTGTAAAGATATGCATTTATTGTGTATGAAGTGAAGATGAATTTGGTTCATTGAAAATCACATGCCATGTCTTTGCAAAAGAAGAAAGTACACATCACATGGGCAGATGGGATTGTGTAACAAGTGGCTGGTATATATTATGTGGAGCCAGTAGTTGTAGCTTACCCTCATGACAGGGAAAAGAGATGTGTAGGCCTGcttgagaagaagaagactgaAAATGTTGGGTGTTTAAAGAAAGTCTTGTGAGCATGATATCTGCATATTCATACTAAGGAGATGAATGGGTGCTAGAGAGTGATTTTGAGTTTCACATGGATTTATCTAAAGCTCTCAACACTCCTGACTAAACATTTCATTTGATTAACATTAGCTTTGTTTAAAGGCTAGACACGAAAATATTGTTGCGTTACAGAAAATACCTTAATTTAATCTATTTATGAAACATTACTGCTGGAAAGAAAATGTGTTAGTTTTCAGCAAAAGATTGACACTGTCAAGAGTATCACATGATTTTGCCTCATTTAATTAAAGTTTCATATCTTTCTGTGGGGTCTATCTTTCCAAATGTGTAGAACCATGTCTCTTGGCAATGTGTGGTATTATATAGATGGATAACCAATTAGTAGGATTTTAACGATGAAGATGCGTGGATCAAGTTTTTTTAGGTTGGGGTCTAGTGATTCACATTGCTGTAGAATAGATAAAAATACATAGAACATGATCTCTTTCTTTCATTGCTGCTAAGAGCTGTCATAGGAGGTAGGCCTTTAAGCATGGCCCATGACTTACCTAACTTGCTAGAAATCAGTATTTCCTGCTTTGAATTCTTGAATTGAACAATGTACAAATAATGACATAATGATGTGTATTTGGCATTTGACATAAGATAACAAATATAGTCTCCACCTCAGATTAGGACTAGGATGTTGTCCCCAAAGACAAGGAACTTATTTTAAACATCTAAATCCTCTGGACCTGATAATTAAATATCCAATTCATGTTTCTTAGAAATCCTTGAATTCTGACGGGTTTGTGCGTAATACATTTAGCAATAATAGGATATATTTTTAGTGAATCAACTTTCCTGAAATTGAAATGCATATCCTAATGGTAAGAATAATATTGATCATTCACTGGAATTTAAGCATCCCATAACGATAATGATGGTACTACTACCAAAGAACCATAGCATCTGTTAACAGTCAAAAATGCAATTTTCTAAAGctatat from Impatiens glandulifera chromosome 9, dImpGla2.1, whole genome shotgun sequence includes the following:
- the LOC124914658 gene encoding auxin-responsive protein SAUR21-like; translation: MGFRLPAIVLAKHAIRRALSTPVSMDVPKGHLAVYVGETEKKRHIVPISYLKCPSFQSLLSKAEEEFGFDHPMGGLTIICTEEDFFYITNNLN